One window of Trifolium pratense cultivar HEN17-A07 linkage group LG5, ARS_RC_1.1, whole genome shotgun sequence genomic DNA carries:
- the LOC123883511 gene encoding U-box domain-containing protein 33-like isoform X1, whose product MNSIMDTRREIVEVNSSGVRDTIYVAVAKDVKDSKLNVIWAIQNSGGKNICILHVHVPAPKIPMMGGKFPANALTRQEVKAYREIESQDMHKTLDSYLLICQRMGVRANKLHIEMDCIEKGIIELISQHNIQNLVMGAASDKYHSRRMTSLRSKKAIYVCEKAPASCLIQFICKGYLIQTRDCSMDKLRVEGTSPLAKQMQNSEVGHSPHLRSKSISHDQELLHHRVRSMSSVSESGRSIASSVSSSEWFSTPQSKFDNEPSYSPSPSSVETAASNTNLISDGSENVLDLKSYLSSIKEEDLYHASPPSVLQDGRRDDSVYDQLEQAMAEAEKARWDAYQETVRRRKAEKDVLDVIRKNKDTKILYEEEVKLRKYLEEALEKAKEEIDNMRSQIEKVNKELELALDHKSSTENQIGEASRTQSLQLLSEFSFSEIEEATCNFNPSLKIGEGGYGSIFKGILRHTEVAIKMLNPNSTQGPSEFQQEVTVLSKLRHRNLVTLIGANQETRTLIYEYLPNGSLEDHLICNDSNTSPLSWQARIRIATELCSALIFLHSNKPHSIVHGDLKPSNILLDVNFVSKLSDFGICRILSCQDDSSSNNSSTQFWITKFAKGTFAYMDPEFFGTGELTTKSDVYSFGIVLLRLITGKLALGIKNEVLYALNNAGGELKSLLDPLAGDWPIAEAENLIHLALRCCDMNKRRRPELCSDVWKVLEPMRASCSGAITNTFGLMSCLDKQLNRTT is encoded by the exons ATGAACTCAATTATGGACACAAGGAGAGAAATTGTAGAGGTTAATTCAAGTGGGGTTCGTGATACAATTTATGTTGCTGTGGCTAAAGATGTTAAAGATAGCAAATTAAATGTGATATGGGCAATACAAAATTCTGGAGGGAAGAATATTTGTATTCTTCATGTTCATGTCCCAGCGCCTAAGATCCCCATGA TGGGAGGTAAATTTCCAGCAAATGCATTGACAAGGCAAGAAGTTAAAGCATACAGGGAAATTGAAAGTCAAGACATGCATAAGACtctagattcttatcttcttATCTGTCAAAGAATGGGG GTGAGGGCAAATAAATTGCACATTGAAATGGATTGCATTGAAAAAGGGATTATAGAGCTTATATCCCAACATAACATACAAAACCTTGTAATGGGAGCAGCTTCTGATAAGTACCACTCTAG GAGAATGACAAGTCTAAGATCTAAGAAAGCCATCTATGTATGTGAAAAAGCTCCAGCTTCTTGTCTTATACAGTTTATCTGCAAAGGTTATCTTATACAGACAAG GGATTGCAGTATGGATAAACTTAGAGTAGAGGGCACATCTCCTTTGGCAAAGCAAATGCAAAACTCTGAAGTTGGTCACTCACCTCACTTAAGATCTAAATCAATTTCACATGATCAAGAATTACTTCATCATAGAGTAAGATCTATGAGCTCAGTATCTGAAAGTGGAAGGAGCATAGCATCATCTGTTTCTTCTTCAGAATGGTTTTCAACTCCACAAAGCAAGTTTGATAACGAACCAAGTTATAGTCCTTCACCTTCATCAGTTGAAACTGCGGCATCGAACACAAATTTGATTAGTGATGGCAGTGAGAATGTGTTGGACTTGAAGAGTTACCTGTCTAGTATCAAAGAGGAGGATCTTTATCATGCATCACCTCCTAGTGTGCtg CAGGATGGAAGAAGGGATGATAGTGTGTATGACCAACTTGAACAAGCTATGGCTGAGGCTGAGAAAGCTAGGTGGGATGCTTATCAGGAAACTGTTAGGCGTCGAAAAGCTGAAAAAGATGTCTTGGATGTGATACGCAAG AATAAAGACACCAAAATCTTGTACGAAGAAGAGGTGAAACTACGGAAATACTTAGAAGAGGCGCTAGAGAaagcaaaagaagaaattgataACATGAGAAGCCAAATCGAAAAAGTCAATAAGGAACTCGAACTTGCCTTGGATCACAAGTCATCAACAGAGAATCAAATTGGTGAAGCCTCAAGAACACAATCTCTTCAACTTTTGTCAGAGTTTTCTTTTTCAGAGATTGAAGAAGCAACATGTAACTTCAATCCATCGTTAAAGATTGGTGAAGGCGGATACGGAAGTATATTTAAAGGCATCCTTCGTCACACCGAAGTGGCTATAAAAATGTTGAACCCTAACAGCACTCAAGGACCCTCGGAGTTTCAACAAGAG GTTACGGTATTGAGCAAGTTAAGGCATCGAAATCTTGTCACACTTATAGGAGCAAACCAAGAAACAAGGACTCTTATCTATGAATATTTACCAAATGGAAGCCTCGAGGATCATCTCATCTGCAACGACAGTAATACCTCGCCATTATCATGGCAGGCTCGAATTCGCATTGCGACAGAACTATGTTCTGCTCTAATTTTTCTCCATTCCAATAAACCTCACAGCATAGTGCATGGTGATTTAAAACCTTCCAACATTCTTCTCGATGTAAACTTCGTAAGCAAACTTAGCGACTTTGGAATTTGTCGTATATTATCGTGTCAAGATGATTCTTCAAGTAACAACAGTAGTACACAGTTTTGGATCACTAAATTTGCAAAGGGGACTTTTGCATACATGGATcctgaattcttcggtacaggTGAACTTACTACAAAATCAGATGTTTATTCATTTGGAATTGTGTTATTGAGATTAATAACTGGAAAACTAGCATTAGGGATAAAGAATGAAGTGTTATATGCATTAAATAATGCCGGTGGAGAATTGAAATCACTTTTGGATCCTTTGGCCGGAGATTGGCCTATTGCAGAAGCCGAAAATTTGATTCATTTGGCTTTGAGGTGTTGTGATATGAATAAAAGGAGAAGGCCAGAACTTTGTTCAGATGTGTGGAAAGTGTTGGAACCAATGAGAGCTTCTTGTAGTGGCGCAATCACGAACACTTTTGGTCTTAtgtcctgtttggataaacaacttaatcgAACGACTTAA
- the LOC123883517 gene encoding disease resistance protein RPP13-like — protein MVDSVVSSLLGHLSQLLQHEANLLFGVEDKIKSLQNELEIINAYLKTSSKGNKNNNNKEIEKTVRRLIREEAHQAEDVIDTFIANVVIYKRRNVVGRMFYSIAHAKLRRNVAEKIDKIKTTLKEIHEHNIKYNQESSNQSTSATEEEERKRSLQRLRRNVEEENVVGFVHESEAVINRLIEGHPLHLNVISIIGMGGLGKTTLARKVYNSDKVKKHFNCHAWVSVSNECRTRELLLGLLQKLMPKHDYESRNGNKIKKKGKKKHNEAVSNSQGFSSLSDDELKKRVWEFLKLKKYLLILDDMWKIQDWDEIKDAFPDENKGSRILITSRLKEVALHTGRDPPYYLQFLNEEQSWELFYKKVFRGEEYPCDLESLGKEIVKSCGGLPLSIVVLAGLLANKEKSHREWSKVLGHVNWYLTRDEETKVKDVVLKLSFEDLPSRLKPCFLYLGIFPEDSEIHVRRLLHLWVAEGFIQETGSRDAYDVAEDYLYELIDRSLIQVARVEDVKGVQTCRIHDLLRDLCILESKEDKIFEVCTETNILIRSKPRRLSVHSTISHYVSSSTKDHSCVRSLFVSDQNYLVENDEWKWLTKDFKLVRVLDLGLGSSKIPSNLGNFIHLRYLRIGPEGICSVPDSICNLQNLQTLCFERSSLFYFDGNPISFPYGIKKLKHLTHVYSNRRIVLRGSSSKLDGEVMWRLQTIGFIALDKKTTYLIEKGSFPKLRTIRVQIFKVDVPTMLLCLQKLMHLNELEIKFAVFLVRIDRNLEEVLQSLKHLTHLSILNITYLPNLVTHVTMFPPNITKLALVCIDRLNDDGMKVIGSLAKLQIFILSGSFDGNFDLAPCFDLNFAQDGFPQLQEFQMADFLIRNWKLANGSMSRLQILTVDNCPVLDSLPSELWSLTTLRKVCVRKPSDAMAAMLQNLEVNNECELIVE, from the coding sequence ATGGTGGATAGCGTGGTTTCATCCCTTTTGGGGCACTTATCCCAATTGCTTCAACATGAAGCTAACTTGTTGTTTGGAGTGGAAGACAAAATCAAATCCCTCCAAAACGAACTCGAAATCATAAACGCCTACCTCAAAACTTCCTCTAAAGggaacaagaacaacaacaacaaagaaatagaaaaaacgGTTAGACGTTTGATCAGAGAAGAAGCCCACCAAGCTGAGGATGTCATCGACACATTTATTGCCAACGTCGTCATCTACAAGAGGAGAAACGTGGTGGGAAGAATGTTTTACAGTATTGCTCATGCAAAGTTGCGCCGCAACGTTGCAGAGAAAATTGACAAGATCAAAACCACACTGAAAGAGATACATGAACACAACATCAAATACAATCAAGAAAGCAGTAACCAATCAACATCAGCAACAGAAGAGGAAGAGAGGAAACGGTCGCTGCAAAGATTAAGAAGAAATGTGGAGGAGGAAAATGTAGTGGGATTTGTCCATGAATCTGAAGCAGTCATCAATAGACTCATAGAGGGTCATCCACTGCATCTCAACGTCATTTCAATCATTGGTATGGGTGGATTGGGAAAAACTACTCTTGCAAGAAAGGTCTACAACAGTGACAAGGTGAAGAAACACTTCAATTGTCACGCCTGGGTTTCCGTTTCAAACGAGTGTCGAACTAGGGAACTTTTGCTTGGCCTTCTTCAAAAATTGATGCCAAAACATGATTATGAATCTAGAAAcggcaacaaaataaaaaagaagggTAAGAAGAAACACAACGAAGCTGTGAGTAACTCACAAGGCTTCTCTAGCTTAAGTGATGATGAGCTTAAGAAAAGAGTGTGGGAATTCTTGAAGTTGAAAAAATATCTACTGATTCTTGATGACATGTGGAAAATACAAGATTGGGATGAGATCAAAGATGCTTTTCCCGATGAAAACAAAGGGAGCAGAATACTAATAACTAGTCGTTTGAAAGAAGTTGCTTTGCATACCGGTCGAGATCCTCCTTACTACCTTCAATTTCTCAATGAAGAACAAAGTTGGGAGCTCTTCTACAAAAAAGTGTTTAGAGGAGAAGAGTACCCTTGTGATCTTGAATCTCTTGGTAAAGAAATCGTTAAAAGTTGTGGCGGTTTGCCACTCTCAATTGTGGTGCTTGCTGGACTTCTAGCAAACAAAGAAAAGTCACACAGAGAATGGTCCAAAgttttgggtcatgttaactggTATCTTACTCGAGACGAGGAGACTAAAGTCAAGGATGTAGTACTTAAACTCAGTTTCGAAGACTTGCCTTCAAGATTAAAACCATGTTTTCTTTATCTAGGGATATTCCCCGAAGATTCTGAAATACATGTAAGACGATTGTTGCACCTATGGGTCGCTGAAGGATTTATACAAGAAACTGGTAGCAGAGATGCatatgatgttgctgaagacTACTTGTATGAGCTCATTGATCGTAGTTTGATCCAAGTAGCACGAGTGGAAGATGTCAAAGGTGTGCAAACATGTCGCATCCATGATCTTCTTAGAGATCTCTGCATATTAGAGAGCAAAGAGGACAAGATCTTCGAAGTTTGTACGGAAACCAATATTTTAATCCGGTCAAAACCTCGTAGATTGTCTGTTCATTCTACAATTTCTCACTATGTTTCTTCAAGCACCAAAGACCATTCATGTGTCCGCTCTTTGTTTGTCTCTGATCAGAACTACTTGGTTGAAAACGACGAGTGGAAATGGCTTACCAAAGACTTCAAATTGGTTCGGGTGTTGGATTTGGGTCTTGGGAGTAGTAAGATTCCTTCCAATTTGGGTAACTTTATTCACTTGAGGTACTTAAGAATAGGCCCAGAAGGTATTTGCAGCGTTCCAGATTCTATATGCAACCTTCAAAATCTACAAACATTATGCTTTGAACGGTCAAGCCTGTTCTACTTTGATGGAAACCCAATTTCATTTCCATATGGAATAAAAAAGCTCAAGCATCTAACACATGTGTATTCTAATAGGCGTATCGTGCTACGCGGCAGCAGTTCCAAATTAGATGGTGAAGTTATGTGGCGCCTTCAAACAATCGGTTTCATTGCACTTGATAAGAAAACAACATATCTCATAGAGAAAGGAAGTTTCCCCAAATTAAGAACAATACGAGTGCAGATCTTCAAAGTTGATGTGCCTACAATGTTGTTATGCCTGCAAAAATTGATGCATTTGAATGAGCTAGAAATCAAATTTGCTGTGTTCTTAGTAAGGATCGATCGTAATCTGGAGGAAGTGCTACAAAGTTTGAAACACTTAACACATCTGAGTATTCTAAATATCACTTACCTCCCCAACCTTGTAACACATGTGACCATGTTTCCTCCCAACATTACCAAGTTAGCATTGGTATGTATTGACCGCTTGAATGATGACGGGATGAAAGTTATTGGAAGTCTCGCCAAACTCCAAATTTTTATCTTAAGTGGATCATTTGACGGCAATTTTGACTTGGCCCCATGTTTTGATCTTAATTTTGCTCAAGATGGGTTCCCACAGTTGCAGGAGTTTCAAATGGCAGATTTTCTAATTAGAAACTGGAAATTAGCCAATGGTTCGATGTCACGCCTTCAAATTCTCACTGTAGACAACTGTCCTGTGTTGGACAGCCTCCCAAGTGAACTGTGGTCTTTGACTACCTTAAGAAAAGTCTGTGTTCGAAAACCCTCCGATGCAATGGCTGCAATGTTACAAAATTTGGAAGTTAATAATGAATGTGAGCTCATTGTAGAATAA
- the LOC123883511 gene encoding U-box domain-containing protein 33-like isoform X2: protein MNSIMDTRREIVEVNSSGVRDTIYVAVAKDVKDSKLNVIWAIQNSGGKNICILHVHVPAPKIPMMGGKFPANALTRQEVKAYREIESQDMHKTLDSYLLICQRMGVRANKLHIEMDCIEKGIIELISQHNIQNLVMGAASDKYHSRRMTSLRSKKAIYVCEKAPASCLIQFICKGYLIQTRDCSMDKLRVEGTSPLAKQMQNSEVGHSPHLRSKSISHDQELLHHRVRSMSSVSESGRSIASSVSSSEWFSTPQSKFDNEPSYSPSPSSVETAASNTNLISDGSENVLDLKSYLSSIKEEDLYHASPPSVLDGRRDDSVYDQLEQAMAEAEKARWDAYQETVRRRKAEKDVLDVIRKNKDTKILYEEEVKLRKYLEEALEKAKEEIDNMRSQIEKVNKELELALDHKSSTENQIGEASRTQSLQLLSEFSFSEIEEATCNFNPSLKIGEGGYGSIFKGILRHTEVAIKMLNPNSTQGPSEFQQEVTVLSKLRHRNLVTLIGANQETRTLIYEYLPNGSLEDHLICNDSNTSPLSWQARIRIATELCSALIFLHSNKPHSIVHGDLKPSNILLDVNFVSKLSDFGICRILSCQDDSSSNNSSTQFWITKFAKGTFAYMDPEFFGTGELTTKSDVYSFGIVLLRLITGKLALGIKNEVLYALNNAGGELKSLLDPLAGDWPIAEAENLIHLALRCCDMNKRRRPELCSDVWKVLEPMRASCSGAITNTFGLMSCLDKQLNRTT from the exons ATGAACTCAATTATGGACACAAGGAGAGAAATTGTAGAGGTTAATTCAAGTGGGGTTCGTGATACAATTTATGTTGCTGTGGCTAAAGATGTTAAAGATAGCAAATTAAATGTGATATGGGCAATACAAAATTCTGGAGGGAAGAATATTTGTATTCTTCATGTTCATGTCCCAGCGCCTAAGATCCCCATGA TGGGAGGTAAATTTCCAGCAAATGCATTGACAAGGCAAGAAGTTAAAGCATACAGGGAAATTGAAAGTCAAGACATGCATAAGACtctagattcttatcttcttATCTGTCAAAGAATGGGG GTGAGGGCAAATAAATTGCACATTGAAATGGATTGCATTGAAAAAGGGATTATAGAGCTTATATCCCAACATAACATACAAAACCTTGTAATGGGAGCAGCTTCTGATAAGTACCACTCTAG GAGAATGACAAGTCTAAGATCTAAGAAAGCCATCTATGTATGTGAAAAAGCTCCAGCTTCTTGTCTTATACAGTTTATCTGCAAAGGTTATCTTATACAGACAAG GGATTGCAGTATGGATAAACTTAGAGTAGAGGGCACATCTCCTTTGGCAAAGCAAATGCAAAACTCTGAAGTTGGTCACTCACCTCACTTAAGATCTAAATCAATTTCACATGATCAAGAATTACTTCATCATAGAGTAAGATCTATGAGCTCAGTATCTGAAAGTGGAAGGAGCATAGCATCATCTGTTTCTTCTTCAGAATGGTTTTCAACTCCACAAAGCAAGTTTGATAACGAACCAAGTTATAGTCCTTCACCTTCATCAGTTGAAACTGCGGCATCGAACACAAATTTGATTAGTGATGGCAGTGAGAATGTGTTGGACTTGAAGAGTTACCTGTCTAGTATCAAAGAGGAGGATCTTTATCATGCATCACCTCCTAGTGTGCtg GATGGAAGAAGGGATGATAGTGTGTATGACCAACTTGAACAAGCTATGGCTGAGGCTGAGAAAGCTAGGTGGGATGCTTATCAGGAAACTGTTAGGCGTCGAAAAGCTGAAAAAGATGTCTTGGATGTGATACGCAAG AATAAAGACACCAAAATCTTGTACGAAGAAGAGGTGAAACTACGGAAATACTTAGAAGAGGCGCTAGAGAaagcaaaagaagaaattgataACATGAGAAGCCAAATCGAAAAAGTCAATAAGGAACTCGAACTTGCCTTGGATCACAAGTCATCAACAGAGAATCAAATTGGTGAAGCCTCAAGAACACAATCTCTTCAACTTTTGTCAGAGTTTTCTTTTTCAGAGATTGAAGAAGCAACATGTAACTTCAATCCATCGTTAAAGATTGGTGAAGGCGGATACGGAAGTATATTTAAAGGCATCCTTCGTCACACCGAAGTGGCTATAAAAATGTTGAACCCTAACAGCACTCAAGGACCCTCGGAGTTTCAACAAGAG GTTACGGTATTGAGCAAGTTAAGGCATCGAAATCTTGTCACACTTATAGGAGCAAACCAAGAAACAAGGACTCTTATCTATGAATATTTACCAAATGGAAGCCTCGAGGATCATCTCATCTGCAACGACAGTAATACCTCGCCATTATCATGGCAGGCTCGAATTCGCATTGCGACAGAACTATGTTCTGCTCTAATTTTTCTCCATTCCAATAAACCTCACAGCATAGTGCATGGTGATTTAAAACCTTCCAACATTCTTCTCGATGTAAACTTCGTAAGCAAACTTAGCGACTTTGGAATTTGTCGTATATTATCGTGTCAAGATGATTCTTCAAGTAACAACAGTAGTACACAGTTTTGGATCACTAAATTTGCAAAGGGGACTTTTGCATACATGGATcctgaattcttcggtacaggTGAACTTACTACAAAATCAGATGTTTATTCATTTGGAATTGTGTTATTGAGATTAATAACTGGAAAACTAGCATTAGGGATAAAGAATGAAGTGTTATATGCATTAAATAATGCCGGTGGAGAATTGAAATCACTTTTGGATCCTTTGGCCGGAGATTGGCCTATTGCAGAAGCCGAAAATTTGATTCATTTGGCTTTGAGGTGTTGTGATATGAATAAAAGGAGAAGGCCAGAACTTTGTTCAGATGTGTGGAAAGTGTTGGAACCAATGAGAGCTTCTTGTAGTGGCGCAATCACGAACACTTTTGGTCTTAtgtcctgtttggataaacaacttaatcgAACGACTTAA
- the LOC123883512 gene encoding signal peptide peptidase-like 4, with product MVSFGGVYSVVYVFLFGVSLVLAGDIVHHDDVAPTRPGCENNFVLVKVPTWIDGVENDEYVGVGARFGPTLESKEKHANHTRVVIADPPDCCSKPKNKLTSEIILVHRGKCSFTTKANIADEAGASAILIINYRTELFKMVCEENETDVDIGIPAVMLPQDAGLNIERHIKNNSMVSIQLYSPLRPLVDVAEVFLWLMAVGTILCASYWSAWTAREAAIEQEKLLKDASDDYVAESVGSRGYVEISTTAAVLFVVLASCFLVMLYKFMSFWFVEVLVVLFCIGGIEGLQTCLVALLSCFRWFQHPAQTFVKIPFFGAVPYLTLAVTPFCIVFAVVWAVKRHASYAWIGQDILGIALIITVLQIVRIPNLKVGTVLLSCAFLYDILWVFVSKWWFHESVMIVVARGDKSGEDGIPMLLKLPRLFDPWGGYSIIGFGDIILPGLLVAFSLRYDWLAKKNLRAGYFVWAMTAYGLGLLVTYVALNLMDGHGQPALLYIVPFTLGTFLSLGKKRGDLKILWTRGEPERPCPHHSQEDN from the exons ATGGTTTCATTTGGAGGTGTATATAGTGTGGTTTATGTGTTCTTGTTTGGTGTGTCTTTGGTTTTGGCTGGTGATATTGTTCATCATGATGATGTTGCTCCTACAAGGCCTGGTTGTGAGAATAACTTTGTTCTG GTCAAAGTCCCAACATGGATTGACGGTGTGGAAAACGATGAATATGTTGGTGTTGGTGCAAGATTTGGTCCTACATTggaatcaaaagaaaaacatgccAATCATACTAGAGTTGTCATTGCTGATCCTCCTGATTGTTGTAGCAAGCCTAAGAATAAG CTCACCAGTGAGATCATTTTGGTACACCGAGGAAAATGTAGTTTCACAACCAAAGCAAATATAGCTGATGAAGCCGGTGCTTCTGCCATCCTCATTATAAACTATCGTACAG AACTTTTCAAGATGGTTTGTGAGGAAAATGAAACCGATGTTGATATTGGAATACCTGCTGTTATGCTTCCACAAGATGCTGGATTAAACATTGAAAgacacataaaaaataactccATGG TGTCAATACAGTTATACTCTCCACTGCGTCCCTTGGTTGATGTTGCAGAAGTGTTTTTGTGGCTTATGGCTGTTGGTACCATTTTATGTGCTTCTTATTGGTCTGCTTGGACAGCCAGAGAAGCGGCTATTGAACAAGAGAAGCTTTTAAAG GATGCTTCAGATGACTATGTTGCAGAAAGTGTTGGTTCTCGTGGTTATGTGGAAATCAGTACTACAGCAGCAGTTTTATTCGTTGTTCTTGCTTCTTGTTTCTTGGTTATGCTATATAAATTCATGTCGTTCTGGTTTGTTGAAGTTCTCGTAGTTCTATTTTGCATCGGTGGGATAGAG GGACTGCAAACTTGTTTGGTGGCTCTATTATCATG TTTCAGATGGTTTCAACATCCTGCACAAACATTTGTGAAGATACCGTTCTTTGGAGCTGTTCCATATCTGACACTTGCTGTTACTCCTTTCTGCATAGTATTTGCGGTTGTTTGGGCAGTTAAACGCCATGCATCATATGCTTGGATTGGTCAAGATATTCTT GGTATCGCGTTGATAATTACAGTTCTTCAGATTGTTCGCATACCAAATCTCAAG GTTGGGACTGTTCTTCTCAGTTGTGCTTTCCTATATGACATATTATGGGTGTTCGTCTCTAAATGGTGGTTCCATGAGAGTGTGATGATAGTg GTAGCTCGAGGTGATAAGAGTGGAGAAGACGGTATTCCCATGCTTCTCAAGTTACCACGTTTGTTTGATCCTTGGGGTGGCTACAGCATCATCGGTTTTGGGGATATAATCTTACCAGGACTTCTAGTAGCATTTTCTCTAAG GTATGATTGGTTGGCAAAGAAGAACCTTCGAGCCGGATACTTCGTGTGGGCAATGACTGCTTATGGTTTAG GTCTCCTCGTCACATATGTGGCTTTAAACTTGATGGATGGACATGGCCAGCCAGCTTTGCTTTATATAGTCCCATTTACACTTG GCACTTTTCTGTCATTGGGAAAGAAGAGAGGTGATCTCAAGATTTTATGGACAAGAGGAGAACCAGAAAGACCTTGTCCTCATCATAGTCAAGAAGACAATTAA